From the Arvicola amphibius chromosome 2, mArvAmp1.2, whole genome shotgun sequence genome, one window contains:
- the LOC119807663 gene encoding LOW QUALITY PROTEIN: olfactory receptor 2A1/2A42-like (The sequence of the model RefSeq protein was modified relative to this genomic sequence to represent the inferred CDS: inserted 1 base in 1 codon), with translation MEENQTMVTEFILLGFCLGTGIHLVLFGLFSLCYTLTLLGNGVILGLICLELRLHTPMYFFLANLALVDIAYACNTVPQTLVNLLDPDKPISFAGCMMQTYLFMTFSVTECLLLVVMSHDRYVAICHPLHYTVIMNWKVCAILAAGCWIFSFLLXLVHFVLILRLPFCGPHEINHFFCETLSVLKLACADTTLNKIIIFTASVFILVGPLCFVLVSYTQILMAILRIQSKGGSRKAFSTCSSHLCVVGLYFGSAIIMYLTPKSQHPKTEQKIPFLFYSFFSPMLNPLIYSLRNTEVKGALRRALGKETHSQLM, from the exons atggaagaaaatcagACAATGGTCACAGAGTTCATCCTGTTGGGGTTCTGTCTTGGTACGGGGATTCACCTAGTACTTTTTGGATTGTTCTCACTCTGCTACACCCTTACACTGTTGGGGAATGGAGTTATCCTTGGATTAATTTGCCTAGAACTCAGGCTGCACACTCCTATGTACTTCTTCCTTGCTAATCTGGCCTTGGTTGACATCGCCTATGCCTGTAACACAGTGCCACAGACACTAGTCAACCTATTGGATCCAGACAAGCCAATCTCCTTTGCTGGATGCATGATGCAGACTTATCTCTTCATGACATTTTCTGTCACCGAATGTCTTCTCCTCGTGGTGATGTCCCATGACCGGTATGTGGCCATCTGCCATCCCCTACACTACACTGTCATCATGAACTGGaaagtgtgtgctatcctggctGCTGGTTGCTGGATATTTAGCTTTCTCC GCTTGGTCCATTTTGTCCTCATCCTGAGGTTGCCCTTCTGTGGACCTCATGAAATCAATCACTTCTTCTGTGAAACTCTGTCTGTCCTTAAGCTGGCCTGTGCTGATACAACACTaaacaaaatcattatttttactgcttCTGTATTCATTTTAGTGGGGCCACTATGCTTTGTACTGGTTTCCTACACACAAATTCTGATGGCCATTCTGAGGATCCAGTCAAAGGGGGGCTCAAGAAAGGCTTTCTccacctgctcctcccacctctgtgTGGTCGGGCTCTACTTTGGCAGTGCCATCATCATGTACTTGACCCCCAAGTCCCAGCACCCCAAGACAGAACAAAAGATTCCTTTCCTGTTTTACAGTTTTTTCAGCCCCATGCTGAACCCGCTGATCTACAGTCTGAGGAACACTGAGGTCAAGGGTGCTCTCAGGAGGGCACTGGGTAAAGAAACACATTCCCAGCTGATGTGA
- the LOC119806985 gene encoding olfactory receptor 2A1/2A42-like, translating to MEENQTMVTEFILLGFCLGTGIHLVLFGLFSLCYTLTLLGNGVILGLICLELRLHTPMYFFLANLALVDIAYACNTVPQTLVNLLDPDKPISFAGCMMQTYLFMTFGSTECLLLVVMSHDRYVAICHPLHYTVIMNWRVCAILAAGCWILSFLLALVHFVLILRLPFCGPHEINHFFCEILSVLKLACADTTLNKIIIFTTSVFILVGPLCFVLVSYTRILMAILRIQSKGGSRKAFSTCSSHLCVVGLYFGSAIIMYLAPKSQHPEEQQKILFLFYSFFSPMLNPLIYSLRNAEVKGALRKAMGKEIHSKLV from the coding sequence atggaagaaaatcagACAATGGTCACAGAGTTCATCCTGTTGGGGTTCTGTCTTGGTACGGGGATTCACCTAGTACTTTTTGGATTGTTCTCACTCTGCTACACCCTTACACTGTTGGGGAATGGAGTTATCCTTGGATTAATTTGCCTAGAACTCAGGCTGCACACTCCTATGTACTTCTTCCTTGCTAATCTGGCCTTGGTTGACATCGCCTATGCCTGTAACACAGTGCCACAAACACTAGTCAACCTATTGGATCCAGACAAGCCAATCTCCTTTGCTGGATGCATGATGCAGACTTATCTCTTCATGACATTTGGTAGCACAGAATGTCTTCTCCTCGTGGTGATGTCCCATGACCGGTATGTGGCCATCTGCCATCCCCTACACTACACTGTCATCATGAACTGGAGAGTGTGTGCTATTCTGGCTGCTGGTTGCTGGATATTGAGCTTTCTCCTGGCTCTGGTCCATTTTGTCCTCATCCTGAGGTTGCCCTTCTGTGGACCTCATGAAATCAATCACTTCTTCTGTGAAATTCTGTCTGTCCTCAAACTGGCCTGTGCTGATACAACACTaaacaaaatcattatttttactaCTTCTGTATTCATTTTAGTGGGGCCACTATGCTTTGTACTGGTTTCCTACACACGAATTCTGATGGCCATCCTGAGGATCCAGTCAAAAGGGGGCTCAAGAAAGGCTTTCTccacctgctcctcccacctctgtgTGGTCGGGCTCTACTTTGGCAGCGCCATCATCATGTACTTGGCCCCCAAGTCCCAGCACCCCGAAGAGCAGCAGAAGATCCTTTTCCTGTTTTACAGTTTTTTCAGCCCCATGCTGAACCCCCTGATCTACAGTCTGAGGAACGCTGAGGTCAAGGGTGCTCTCAGGAAGGCAATGGGCAAAGAAATTCATTCCAAGTTGGTATGA
- the LOC119806984 gene encoding olfactory receptor 2A1/2A42-like, translated as MEENQTMVTEFILLGFCLGPRIHLVLFLLFSLFYMVTLLGNGTILGIIYLNSRLHTPMYFFLSHLAIVDMAYACNTVPQTLVNLLDEMKPISFVGCITQTFLFLAFAHTECLLLVVMSYDRFVAICHPLHYTVIMNWRVCTSLAAVSWIFSFLLALVHLVLILRLPFCGPHEINHFFCEILSVLKLACADTTLNQVVIFAACVFILVGPLCFVLVSYTRILLAILKIQSGEGRRKAFSTCSSHLCVVGLFFGSAIIMYMAPKSQHPEEQQKILFLFYSFFNPMLNPLIYSLRNAQVKGALRRTLCKERSHSQLL; from the exons atggaagaaaatcagACAATGGTCACAGAGTTCATTCTGCTCGGATTCTGTCTTGGTCCAAGAATTCATCTAgtcctttttctacttttttctcttttctatatgGTTACCCTGTTGGGGAATGGGACCATCCTTGGAATAATTTACCTGAACTCCAGACTCCACACTCCTatgtacttcttcctttcccatctggcCATTGTCGATATGGCCTATGCCTGCAACACAGTGCCCCAGACACTGGTGAACCTCTTGGATGAGATGAAGCCTATCTCCTTTGTTGGATGCATAACACAGACCTTTCTCTTCTTGGCTTTTGCACACACAGAATGTCTCCTCCTTGTGGTGATGTCCTACGACAGGTTTGTGGCCATCTGCCACCCCTTACACTACACTGTCATCATGAACTGGAGAGTGTGTACTAGCCTGGCTGCTGTTTCCTGGATATTTAGCTTCCTCCTGGCTCTGGTCCATTTAGTCCTCATCCTAAGACTGCCCTTCTGTGGACCCCATGAAATCAATCACTTCTTCTGTGAAATCCTGTCTGTCCTCAAGCTGGCCTGCGCTGACACAACACTAAATCAAGTCGTCATCTTTGCAGCCTGTGTATTCATACTGGTGGGGCCCCTGTGTTTTGTACTAGTCTCCTATACACGCATCCTGTTGGCCATCTTGAAGATTCAGTCAGGGGAGGGCCGCAGAAAGGCCTTCTccacctgctcctcccacctctgtgTGGTTGGGCTCTTTTTTGGGAGTGCCATCATCATGTACATGGCCCCCAAATCTCAGCACCCCGAGGAGCAACAGAAGATCCTTTTCCTGTTTTACAGTTTTTTCAATCCCATGCTGAACCCTctcatctacagcctgaggaatgCTCAGGTCAAGGGTGCTCTCAGGAGGACACTATGCAAAGAAA GAAGTCATTCCCAGTTGCTGTAA